In Anopheles bellator chromosome 2, idAnoBellAS_SP24_06.2, whole genome shotgun sequence, the genomic stretch GGTTTTACTATTTTATAATCTTCATTTACGTCTATAGTAAGCTATACAGTATTTATAAAAACAGTCTTTGTACACCAACGATTCATGTGAAAGTTCAGTGCTTAACAACGGAACCGTCATAAGTGCGCCATTCCGAACAGTGCAGGGATGACAGTGTGCGACATTAAGGAACTTTCTGGTTGATGCCACCGCCCggcacaccgccaccgcttccTCCTCCGCTGCCAAGCAGACCCAACGGGTTGCTCATCataccgccgccaccgacaccatTGTGCTGTGCCAGCACACCGGCCCCGTTTTGCTGCTGAGGTTGTTGGGACTGCAGTTGTTGCGCGGCACCCGCATTTCCGACGCTTCCGCCACCAGCGACGGCACCACTGTTGGGTCCATTGTTGCTGACACTGTTGCTGTTCATGATACCCGCCGACGATccgttgttggtgttgttctGGGTACCATTATTGCCACCGTTACCATTGTTACAGTTGGCCATAATCGTGGGTTCGTTCGAAAGCAACGTGCCTTgtacgccaccaccgaccggttgTCCGCCAACGGCCAATCCAGTCAGACTTGTGGTACCTAGGGACGTTAGGCGCGTGCGTCGTCGCGTGTAGTGTTGCCAGAGCAGGATCGCCTGATCGTCAATGAACTTGCAGCACTGGGCGCTCACAATTTCGCGCCTAAAGTGCTCGTACTGTAGCAGGTCCAGAAAGTAGAGACACATCGGGAATTTGATGTACTTGGCGTACTCCGGTTCCTTCCAGTACAGTAAATATTTCAGATAGTTCACGAAGGCCGTATCCTTGAAGTAGCCACGTTGTGCAAGAACTGCGAATGGAACATTTGATCAGCTCAATGATTGGGTTGGAAAGCGATTGCGAAAGCAACTTACAGTGTAAATAGTTGGGATTGGCCAGACATTGAACAAACTCCAGCTCGACCTGAAATCGCAGCTTCTGTGCGTCCTCCGATTCCACGGGCACTACAAGCACACGAAGAAATATTGGAAGCGAAACAACTCTCGATCAATACAGTTCGCCGGCTTTCATTTGGCGCGGACTCGTGTTTGTGTATAGAGCCCCGAATAAAACGCAAAGGATGCAAAAGCGTTTGAGAGTAAGTTTAAATGTTACAACAAAGGGGTAAAATTGTCCGACGTACTGTGCTAAGTGCAGGGTGCAGAATAGGAAGCAAAAAGCTATGTCTCGTGGAGTTGGCAGGCTTACTTGTGCGTACCACTACTGCTGTCGGAGTAGAAGTTGCGTACATAAATTTGACAAAACAGAGGTAGAGGAAAGGCTAGGAAAAGTAGAATAACATAAAGTACTTACATTTACCCTTACCGACCATTTTATTAGC encodes the following:
- the LOC131209587 gene encoding mediator of RNA polymerase II transcription subunit 31 isoform X1; amino-acid sequence: MANKMVGKGKLPVESEDAQKLRFQVELEFVQCLANPNYLHFLAQRGYFKDTAFVNYLKYLLYWKEPEYAKYIKFPMCLYFLDLLQYEHFRREIVSAQCCKFIDDQAILLWQHYTRRRTRLTSLGTTSLTGLAVGGQPVGGGVQGTLLSNEPTIMANCNNGNGGNNGTQNNTNNGSSAGIMNSNSVSNNGPNSGAVAGGGSVGNAGAAQQLQSQQPQQQNGAGVLAQHNGVGGGGMMSNPLGLLGSGGGSGGGVPGGGINQKVP
- the LOC131209587 gene encoding mediator of RNA polymerase II transcription subunit 31 isoform X2, with translation MMNPYGLPVESEDAQKLRFQVELEFVQCLANPNYLHFLAQRGYFKDTAFVNYLKYLLYWKEPEYAKYIKFPMCLYFLDLLQYEHFRREIVSAQCCKFIDDQAILLWQHYTRRRTRLTSLGTTSLTGLAVGGQPVGGGVQGTLLSNEPTIMANCNNGNGGNNGTQNNTNNGSSAGIMNSNSVSNNGPNSGAVAGGGSVGNAGAAQQLQSQQPQQQNGAGVLAQHNGVGGGGMMSNPLGLLGSGGGSGGGVPGGGINQKVP